The Panacibacter microcysteis DNA window CTTTTTTTACAACGGGTTTTTCGTGTATGCACGATGTCAGGTTGCGTTCCGCTGCGTAGGCATTTATCAACTCTATAAACTGCTGGCCGTAACTTTCGATCTTTGCTTTTCCAAAACCTGTTATCTGCGCCAGTTCTTCCAGGGTTTGTGGCAGGTAGGTGGAAAGTTCGTGCAGGGTGTCTCCGGATGCAACAAGGTACACCGGTACATTTTTTTGAGAGACTATCTTATCTCTTAACAGCCTGAGTTGCTGGAATAACGCCGGGTGTGGCGTTTCCGTTTTTTGCTGCGTTTTATTGTTGGCCACAGCATAGGCATTTACCCGTAGTTGAGTAACACGAAACCCTTTCCTGTGCATGGCGAACGATGCGGCATTGAAACCCTCTTCCAGGCCTTTTGTTGTGTGCACAGCCTGTGAGAGTGCCACATGTACATCGTGCAGCAGCAAATTGTACACCATGGCTTTTTGCTTGCTGTCAGTAACAGCAACCGAACCTGCGAGGTAGCGGTCTGCTACCTGCAGTTGCTCTGCAAAATATTTAGATGCAGCCATTAACCTGCCCTGCAGTGCTTCATGTTGTTCGGGAATATAAGGCTCATTGAGCAGTGCCTGCAGTTGCGGTTTAAACTTATCGAGTACGCCTGCAATATGATCCAGCCGCTCCTGCAGTGTAGCCAGCCATGTAAGTACTTCTTCGTTGAAATATTTTATTTCTTCTGTTACAAATTTTTCAAATACGCTTACGGCTTTAAAGATCGCATCAATATCAAACACTGATGTAAGTACAGATGACTGGTACACCCTTTTTGATTCGTTGAGGGCGTAATTCAGTTGCGCTGCGGCTTCTTTCTGCCGCGAGAACTGTACAATTCTTTCATCATTGCGCATACCATTGCCTGTTATGCGGCTCTTTAACACAATTCCGCCTAACGTTGTACAACGGCTTAGCGCCACATATACCTGCCCGCTGGCAAAAGCAGCACCGGCATCTATGATCGCTTTCTCAAAAGTAAGCCCCTGGCTTTTGTGTATGGTAATGGCCCAGGCAAGCCTTAAGGGAAACTGCTCAAATGAACCAATTACTTCTTCTTCTACACGCTGCGTAGAAGCATTGAGTGTGTAACGTATATTCTCCCATTTTTCTTTCCTGAGCTCAATGGCAGCGGGGTCATCTTTGCATTGCACAAAAACGCTTTCTGTTTCAAGCCTGGTAACCACCCCAATTTTACCATTAAAGTATTTCTTCTCGGGGTCATTCTTTATCATCATTACCTGTGCGCCTTCTTTTAGCTGCAACAGTTCATCGGCGGGATAACTTTTTTCGTAAAACTCGCCGGTGATTACCGCTTTATAGTTTACCACGGCTGAAGACAGCTTGTTCAGCTGGTCTGCGTTAATAGCGTCTGCTTTGTAATTATGCGTGGTAAGGGTTATGTAACCTGCATCTTTCGATGGTTGAAAATCGGCATTAAACCTGCTGTTCAGCAAATGAAATCCTTCTTCATCCATTTCATTGTTGCGCACCTTGTTCAGCAGGTCTATAAACTGTTGCTCATTTTGCCGGTAAATTTTGTTCAGTTCTATGTGAACCGGTTCTTCATTCATCAATACATGGCTATCAAAAAAGAAAGGGCTGCGGTAATGTGGTGCAAGTATGCGCCATTCATCTTCCTGTACTACCGGTGGCAGCTGAAACATATCGCCTATAAAAAGCAATTGTACACCGCCAAAAGGTTCGCTGTACCTGTTGCGAAAATGCCTTAACACCACATCAATGGCATCAAGCACATCACACCTTACCATACTTATCTCATCGATGATCAACAGTTCGAGTTGTTGCAACACCTTTCGCCTGTCGCCATTCATTTTAATTCTGCCCAGCAGGTGATGCCGGTCAATACCGGCAGTTTGCTGAAAGCCTTTGCTTTCCGGTATATACGGGGTAAAAGGCAATTGAAAAAATGAATGAATGGTGGCGCCGCCCGCATTAATGGCTGCAACACCTGTTGGTGCAATTACGGCCACCTGTTTATGTGTATTGGCCTGTATGTATTTAAGGAAAGTTGTTTTACCGGTGCCTGCCCGCCCCGTTAAAAATACGGGCCGGCTGGTGTATTGAATAAAATTGGCAGCTATGGTAAACAAACTGTTCTGATCATCGTGCAACATGTAACAAAGCTAACAATAGCATAGAGAAAAGAAAATGAAAAATAAAGTGACGCAATGCAGTAACCGGCAGCGGTATTTACTGGCGTGAAAACTGAATTTAATTATTGTACCAAATGTAGTTTTTAGTTGCACTGAATGCTTTATATATTATTGTTTCAGAGGTAGCATTTACTGGCGTGAACACTGAATTTAATTATTGTACCAAATGTAGTTTTTAGTTGCACTGAATGCTTTATATATTGTTGTTTCAGCGGTAGCATTTACTGGCGTGAAAACTGAATTTAATTATTGTACCAAATGTAGTTTTTCATGGCATCGCCTGTTGTGTCACTCACTTGTACTGTAACGCAGCTGGCAGCAACGATACTGCATATGCCAGGCCGGTAAATAAAAAGGTTAGCTCTCCTCTTCAAAAAACAACTTATAGAATTTTTTGCCGCTGGCTTCATCATAACCTTTTTCAATAAGGTCTCTTCTGCCATGAATGTAGATGTGAAAATTTTTATCCAGCTTTAGTACGGTTTTAAAAACCTTTGCCTGTTTTTTTACTGCTGCCAGGTCAATGTCAAATTCATTGTCAAGATCAAACTGTTTGGCTACTTCATAATTTTTTTTAAACTGCACAAAAGAGTCTACTACTTCGGGGTGGTGCATTACTTCCTGTGTAAATTCATCCAGGCTAAACTGCTCTTTGGTTTTAAAATAATCTGCAGAGCGGTTTAGCAGGTCTATCTGGTCTGTCTTTGTTACCTCAAATTTATCTGCGTAATCGTTGGTTATAAACAGCCGGCACATATCCATGTATTTGTGGGTATTATGGTAGCTGTCTGCATATGGCGTAACCTGTAAAAAATCATTTACCCAATATTGTGCATCCTGGTTTTTATTGGTTGCGTCTACCACGCATACAACATAACCTTCTTCCTGGCCGGCGTTGAATATAAGGCAGCCTTTATCCAGCTTATTGATGTTGATACCTTCTTCGCCCACTACTTCCCAGCTTTCGCCATGTTCAAAAACTTTTAGAAAGGTTTCTTTTGTTTCACTTTTAAACAGCCCTACGGCGTTGATAAAATCGTTGCCGAAAGGAACGTCTGCAAAGTGCGCAACATATAGTTCACCTTCTTTTACTTTTACGTGTGTGCTTTTATTGTATAAAAAATTTGCGACCAGTGCAGACTGCTGTGTAAAGCTTTTACTGTTGTCGAAAATTGCCTTTACATAATTGTAAACTTCATTTAAACCAACATCACTTAAATGGGTAAAATGGTAATGTTCGTTTTCGTTGAACGGGCTAAGGAAATATTTTGTAAGCATGCTTTTAACCAGCTCATCATTTAGTGTAAGCGGGTTTACAGAAAGCTTTAATTGTTCTCCACGTGTAGGGTTGCCTACTTTATGCACGATTACCTGCTGCAACTGTACATGCTCTATATTGGTCATGCTGCAAATATATAGTGGGCACCAAAAGCAGGCCTGTAAGAAATATGGAATTTGTTCACAATGCTGGTGCAGCAACTATTATATTGAAGTTACCCGCTCTAATCTTCGCATTGCTGAATAAAGATATACAGCACAAGAGTGCGACGCAACAGGTGTTGCCACCGGTGCTGCAGGTGACTACCCAAAAATTATTTTATAAATCTTATGGTAAACGGATACCGGTAAAGCTTTCCTTCACTGGCACGAATGGTTGCTACAATAACAAGTATAAAAATAAGCAGCCCGACTGCCCATAACAGTAACAACCCTACAATAGAAATGACACAAAGTATAATTGCTATAAATGCCGTAATCTGGAAGTTGAGCGATTCTTTTGCATGTGCAGCTACAAACGGCGACTCATCTTTCTTCACGAGGTAAATGATCAGTGGTGCAATGAAAGAAGAAACAATGGTAATGATATGCGAAACCAGGGCCAATGTTTTCTCATCGCTTGTTGGTGTGTACGGCGGAATGGAGTCTGATCCTAGAAAAGAACTTTCTGACATAATTAGGGATTTGACAGTAAGGTAAAAAATCCCGTAAAGCTTTCAAAACTTAAGTTTTTACATGCAAACAAAAAGGCATCTTAAAGATGCCTTTTTATACTGCCTGATGTTTGATCTTAGAATTTGTAAAACGCCCTGACACCCAGGTATGGCAATGATCCACCTGAAACGGACACGCCTGTATAACTTACCTGTGCCTCGAAAGAACCAAAGTCGTAACCTACATGTGGGCTATACAGGAAGCCACCGGATGATGAACCGCTTACTGCATACATACCATAACCAATACCTGCACCGGCAACAAAACCACCGGCATTTATTCTGGCGCCAGCCATAACCGGCAGGTGCAGAATGTTTGCAGCGTCGCCGTAGTAATATGCTTCATCACCTTTAAAAACGTGTACGCCGGTTTGTACAAAGCCCTCTATAAAATCTGTGAATTTATAAGAGGCACGCACATTTACACCAACACCATACACAGCAGAAGCTTTAAGATCGCTCATTGGTAATGAAACTTCGCCGCCAACTGCAAAATGGAAAGGTTTTTCGTCATCATACTGGGCAAATACGGCGAATGAGAGGGTTACCAGCATTGCTGATAATAACAGTTTTTTCATGAGAGTTTAGTTTTAAATATTAGTTGAAGCTGCGAAGATATTGCCGCGTATAATTGTATAAAAGTTTAGTGCCTTAAATGCCAATTAAACTACTTGTCTTTTTGTTGCAGGAAAAACACCTTTGTGCATAAGCAGTAAAAACCGGTGCATAGCTTCCATGCCTTTTACATCATCTACAACAAGTAAAAAGTTTTTGGCAACCTGCTTCAGCCTTGCTTTATTGGTGCCTGTTTGCAGGTACGATAATATGTTTTTGAATATATCTGACTCAAAGTAAGGAGAATCGTTTTTGTTGATGAAATAGCAGCGCATGGTTTCATCTTTCAGGCTCATTTTTTCAAAGCCAAGGTCTACTGCCAGCCACCTGCAGCGAACGGTGGTAAAGAGGTCTTCCACGGCCTTGGGTACAGGCCCGAAACGATCTGTCATTTCTGTATGGAATGCCTGCAGCTCTTCTTCGTTTTCGCAGTTATCGAGCCGCGTGTATAGGGAAAGTCTTTCGGTTATACTTTCCACGTAGTCGTCTGGTATAAGAATTTCGAGATCGGTATCGATGGTGCAATCACTTACAAAATCGTCCTGGCGGCTTATCTCGTCTTTAAACAATTCTTTGAACGAGGTGCGCTTGAGTTCGCGGATGGCTTCATCCAGGATTTTCTGGTACATCTCAAAACCTATCTCGGCCATAAAGCCACTTTGTTCGCCACCCAGCATATTGCCTGCACCACGTATATCGAGGTCCCGCATAGCAATCTGGAAACCGCTGCCAAGATCGCTGAACTGCTCGAGTGTTTGTAAACGTTTTCTTGAATCTGTGGGTAGTGTACTCATTGGTGGAGCCAGCAGGTAGCAAAACGCCTTTCGGTTACTGCGGCCTACACGGCCACGAAGCTGGTGCAGATCACTTAGCCCAAACTGGTGCGCATTATTGACAATAATGGTATTTACATTTGGTATATCTACGCCGCTTTCCACAATGTTGGTACAAACCAGCACATCATATTTTTTGTCTATAAAGTCTAAAATTCTTTCTTCAAGTTCGTGGCCCTCCAATTGTCCGTGTGCGTAACCAATGCTCAGATCGGGACAGAGGCTTTGTATAAGCCCGCTCATCTCGCCAAGACCCTGTACACGGTTGTGTATAAAAAATACCTGGCCTCCGCGTTCTGTTTCAAAGTAAATGGAATCGCGGATAAAATCCTGGTTAAACACCTGCACTTCTGTCTGTATTGGCTGGCGGTTAGGCGGCGGTGTGTTGATGATACTGAGATCCCTGGCGCCCATCAGGCTAAACTGTAATGTGCGTGGTATGGGCGTTGCGGTTAATGTCAAACAGTCAACATTCGTTTTAAGTGTCTTCAGTTTTTCTTTGTGTGCCACGCCAAACTTTTGCTCCTCGTCAATGATCATTACACCAAGGTCTTTAAACTTTACCTCTTTACCGAGCAGCCCGTGTGTGCCCACAATAATGTCAATCTTTCCTTCTTCCAGCTTTTTGAGTGTTTCCTTCTTTTCTTTCGAAGATTTAAACCGGTTTATGTAATCTACGGTTACCGGAAAATCTTTCAGCCTGTCGCTAAATGTTTTAAAATGCTGGAATGCCAAAATGGTAGTAGGCACCAACACTGCAGCCTGTTTGCCATCTATACATGTTTTAAAGGCGGCACGTACAGCCACTTCAGTTTTGCCAAAGCCAACATCGCCACACACAAGCCGGTCCATGGGCGATGGGCTCTCCATATCTTTTTTTACATCTGCCGTAGCCTTGCTTTGGTCAGGGGTGTCTTCATAAATAAACGAGGCTTCCAGCTCCGTTTGCATGTACGTATCGGGTGTATGCGCAAAGCCTTGCTGTGCCTTTCTTTGTGCATATAATTTTATAAGATCGAAAGCAATTTCTTTAACCTTCGCTTTGGTCTTTTCTTTCAGGCGGTTCCATACATCGCTGCCCAGCTTATTTACTTTAGGTATGGTTCCTTCTTTACCCGTATATTTCGAAATCTTGTGCAGCGAGTTGATGTTGACATACAGTATATCACTGTCTTTGTAAATGATGCGCACCGCCTCCTGCGTTTTACCGTTTACTTCTATCTTTTGCAGGCCACTGTATGTGCCTACACCATGGTCTATATGTGTTACAAAATCCCCGGGCTGCAGATCGCGCAATGTTTTTAGCGTAAGTGCCTTGTTCTTATTGTATGCCTGTTTTACACGGTATTTGTGGTAGCGCTGGAAGATCTGGTGGTCTGTATAACAAACAACTTTCAGGTCATCATCTATAAAACCTTCGTGTATAGATGTGGCAACAGGTATAAACTGGATCTCTGTATTCAGGTCATTAAAAATACTGTTGAGTCTTTCGAGCTGCTTTACCTGTTCGGCAAAAATGAAAATGCTGTATTTGGCAGCTTCATGTGCTTTCAGGTCTTTAATCAGCAGATCGAACTGCCTGTTAAAAGCGGGTTGCGGTTTGGTGGCAAATTCTATTTCATAATCTGCCAGTTGCGGTTTAAAACCAAACTCAACAATGTGTCGGGCGGCCAGTTGTTGTTCTATAATGTCATGCTTCACAAAGTCATTCCATCTTACTTCCTTTACTACACGTGTGTCGTCATCCTCTTCTGTTTGTTGCATGGCATAACCATCTTCCAGCATAGAAAGAAAACCTTCAAGATCCTCTTCCTGTATACCTATCTTTTCTTTTATTACATCCCAGTCTTTAAGCCAGATGATGGTGTTGTCAGGCAGAAACTCCAGCAATGAAACTTTTTCACCGCTGTCAAACTGTGTTTCTATATTCGGTATAATGCTTACCTGCAGCAGCTTTCGCTCACTCAACTGCGTTTCAGGATCAAAAATCCTGATGCTGTCAACATCATTGCCAAACAGCTCAACACGGTATGGCTTTTCGTTACCAAAAGAATAAATATCGAGTATGCCACCACGCAGTGCAAACTGGCCGGGCTCATATACAAAATCTGTTCTTACAAACCCGTACATCACAAACAGCTCCAGCAGGCTGTCGAGATTAATGGTATCGTTTGTTTTTATGCTGATGATGTTGCTGCTAAGCGTGTTGGGCAATACTACTTTTTCAAACAGTGCTTCAGGATGCGTAACAATAATCTTCTTGTTACCGCCTGCCGCAAGCCGTGTCAGTGCTTCTGTACGAAGCATTACATGCGAGGAGTTGAGTAATTTAAAATTCTTCCTGTTTTTGAATGACGAAGGAAAATAAAACAGGTCGAGAGCACTTGTCAGGTTCTCCAGCGTGTTATGAAAATAAGCAGCTTCCTCAGCATCATTCAACACAACCAGGTGGTTTAGCCCCTGTGTTTGCTGGTGCATAAACACACTGCTTACTACAAATTCGGCACTGCTGCCCTGTAAATTTTTTAAGAAGATTTTTTGCGCATCGGCAAAAAGAAGCCTGTCCGTCAACTGAAAAAGACGGGGAGATTGTTGATAGCTGTCAAGCAACACACTTAAATTCATAATCTGCGGCTGCAAAGATAGCTGCTTTTATTTTTTGTAGCAGGCTGCAGTACTACTATTAACCTTCCGTTGTGTCACTCACTTGTACTATAGCGCTTTATTCAGCAACGATACTGCATGTGCAGCATTCTTTTAATCAGGGTTTTCTTCCCGCCCCTGTTGCGCTTTTATAACCGAAGATTATACAGGCCATTTATTTTTTGCATTTTATCTTTGAAACTTCTGCGTCAGGCTAACCGTTCACTAATTCTCTACAAACTTCTTTACATGAGCATCTTCACCGGCATACGCAAAAAAATAAAAAATGCATTTGACAACATTCACAACGAGCGGGTAAAACAAAACCTGCTGCAGGCTATCCCGTTCTGGCTTGGCTCCTGTATTACCGGGCTGGTGGCTGTATTGTATGCACGGCTTTTTGCTTATGCAGAAGAAGGCAGCGCATATATTTTTAAACATGCAGCCTGGTCTTTTTTCATGATTACGCCGGTATGTTTTGTAATTGGCTGGTGGCTCGTTAAAAAATATGCACCTTATTCCCGTGGCAGCGGCATTCCGCAGGTGATCGCTGCCATTGAACTGGCCAATCCCAGGGACAATCATAAGGTAGACAAATTGCTTAGTATCAGGATTATTGTGGTGAAGATATTTTCGTCGTTGCTGGTAGTGTTTGGTGGCGGTGTTATTGGCCGCGAGGGGCCCACCATTCAAATTGCCGGTTCTGTTTTCAGAAAAATCAACCAGTGGCTACCGGCGTGGTGGCCAAAGATATCCCGCCAGAATATGATTATGACCGGCGCAGCAGCCGGTCTTGCTGCCGCATTCAATACACCACTGGGCGGTGTGGTATTTGCAGTAGAAGAACTAACCAAAACACATATCAGCTATTTTAAAACCGCGTTATTTACCGCTGTCATTATTGCCGGCTTAACTGCCCAGGCATTGCTGGGCCCTTACCTGTACCTCGGCTACCCTAATGTAAGCGACCTCTCAACCTGGATCTTTTTACCGGTAATTGTTGTGGCAGTAATTGCAGGCCTTTCCGGCAGCCTGATGTCTAAACTGATACTTGTTGTTTTCAGGTGGAAGCGCTCTTTTAAAAACAATTACCAGTACATCCTGTATGCCGTTGTATGTGCACTTATTATTGCGGCCTTTGGTTACTTCCTTGGCAGCACCGCCACGGGATCGGGCAAAGAGATAATGACCACCAAATTGTTTACGGCAGAAAAAGGTGCCACCTGGTACGAACCTTTGCTTAGAACCGCAGGCCCTGTTATAACTTTTACCACAGGCGTTGCAGGCGGTGTTTTTGCACCGGCGCTTGCAAGCGGCGCCTCTATCGGCTCTGCCATATCAGGCTGGTTTCATGTATTACCGGCAGAAGCCAACCTGATGATGCTTTGCGGAATGGTGGCTTTTTTAACAGGGGTTACAAGAACACCTTTCACATCTGCCATACTGGTACTTGAAATGACCGACCGCCACAGTGTTATCTTTTACCTGATGCTGGCCGGAATGGTAGCAGGCCTTGTATCTATGATCGTAGATAAACATTCTTTTTATGACCACCTGAAACACCAGTATATACAGGAGTTACGCGGGGAAGAAAATACTGCACCAGCCAGGGCGGCTGATGCCGCAAATGACAACAACACGATTACAAAAAATACGTAATAACCGGTTGTTTACAGTAAAACCATCACCTGTATCAACCGCGAATGCTGCGTTTAGAAACATGAAGTATGGCACAACACCCGGTAACTGGTCATATAAGTAATACTTTTGTTGCGCTACCATTTAGCACCTGCCGACATACCAACCTGCAGCACAAGTGAGTGACACAACAGGTGTTCAATAGTAGCAATGCTGCCTGCACCAAAAAATAATAACCAAAGACTATGACAATGCATACCATTCTTGGTGCCGGCGGTGCCGTAAGCAACCAACTGGCTCCTGTACTCATCAGCAATAACGAAAACGTCAGACTTGTTTCGCGCAAAGCCAAACCTGTAAATGGCGCTGCTGCTTTTGCGGCAGACCTTACAAACAAAATACAAACGGCGGAAGCTGTTAAAGGCTCATCGGTTGTTTACCTGCTGGCAGGCCTGCAATATGATATACGTGTGTGGAGCGAACAGTGGCCGAAGATTATGCAGCACGTTGTAGAAGCGTGTAAGCAATACAACGCAAAGCTGGTCTTCTTTGACAACGTGTATATGTACGGAAGGGTAGACGGGACAATGACCGAGA harbors:
- a CDS encoding helix-turn-helix domain-containing protein, coding for MLHDDQNSLFTIAANFIQYTSRPVFLTGRAGTGKTTFLKYIQANTHKQVAVIAPTGVAAINAGGATIHSFFQLPFTPYIPESKGFQQTAGIDRHHLLGRIKMNGDRRKVLQQLELLIIDEISMVRCDVLDAIDVVLRHFRNRYSEPFGGVQLLFIGDMFQLPPVVQEDEWRILAPHYRSPFFFDSHVLMNEEPVHIELNKIYRQNEQQFIDLLNKVRNNEMDEEGFHLLNSRFNADFQPSKDAGYITLTTHNYKADAINADQLNKLSSAVVNYKAVITGEFYEKSYPADELLQLKEGAQVMMIKNDPEKKYFNGKIGVVTRLETESVFVQCKDDPAAIELRKEKWENIRYTLNASTQRVEEEVIGSFEQFPLRLAWAITIHKSQGLTFEKAIIDAGAAFASGQVYVALSRCTTLGGIVLKSRITGNGMRNDERIVQFSRQKEAAAQLNYALNESKRVYQSSVLTSVFDIDAIFKAVSVFEKFVTEEIKYFNEEVLTWLATLQERLDHIAGVLDKFKPQLQALLNEPYIPEQHEALQGRLMAASKYFAEQLQVADRYLAGSVAVTDSKQKAMVYNLLLHDVHVALSQAVHTTKGLEEGFNAASFAMHRKGFRVTQLRVNAYAVANNKTQQKTETPHPALFQQLRLLRDKIVSQKNVPVYLVASGDTLHELSTYLPQTLEELAQITGFGKAKIESYGQQFIELINAYAAERNLTSCIHEKPVVKKEKKETKPAGEKTDTKLESYKLYKAGKSIAEIAQERNLAAGTIETHLAYYIEQGELSVNELVSTEKIVLIEPVVRNMENNASAPVKQQLGDQVTYGEIKFVIASLNHLKNKEKQQL
- a CDS encoding nucleoid-associated protein, encoding MTNIEHVQLQQVIVHKVGNPTRGEQLKLSVNPLTLNDELVKSMLTKYFLSPFNENEHYHFTHLSDVGLNEVYNYVKAIFDNSKSFTQQSALVANFLYNKSTHVKVKEGELYVAHFADVPFGNDFINAVGLFKSETKETFLKVFEHGESWEVVGEEGININKLDKGCLIFNAGQEEGYVVCVVDATNKNQDAQYWVNDFLQVTPYADSYHNTHKYMDMCRLFITNDYADKFEVTKTDQIDLLNRSADYFKTKEQFSLDEFTQEVMHHPEVVDSFVQFKKNYEVAKQFDLDNEFDIDLAAVKKQAKVFKTVLKLDKNFHIYIHGRRDLIEKGYDEASGKKFYKLFFEEES
- a CDS encoding DUF4870 domain-containing protein — its product is MSESSFLGSDSIPPYTPTSDEKTLALVSHIITIVSSFIAPLIIYLVKKDESPFVAAHAKESLNFQITAFIAIILCVISIVGLLLLWAVGLLIFILVIVATIRASEGKLYRYPFTIRFIK
- the mfd gene encoding transcription-repair coupling factor, with the protein product MNLSVLLDSYQQSPRLFQLTDRLLFADAQKIFLKNLQGSSAEFVVSSVFMHQQTQGLNHLVVLNDAEEAAYFHNTLENLTSALDLFYFPSSFKNRKNFKLLNSSHVMLRTEALTRLAAGGNKKIIVTHPEALFEKVVLPNTLSSNIISIKTNDTINLDSLLELFVMYGFVRTDFVYEPGQFALRGGILDIYSFGNEKPYRVELFGNDVDSIRIFDPETQLSERKLLQVSIIPNIETQFDSGEKVSLLEFLPDNTIIWLKDWDVIKEKIGIQEEDLEGFLSMLEDGYAMQQTEEDDDTRVVKEVRWNDFVKHDIIEQQLAARHIVEFGFKPQLADYEIEFATKPQPAFNRQFDLLIKDLKAHEAAKYSIFIFAEQVKQLERLNSIFNDLNTEIQFIPVATSIHEGFIDDDLKVVCYTDHQIFQRYHKYRVKQAYNKNKALTLKTLRDLQPGDFVTHIDHGVGTYSGLQKIEVNGKTQEAVRIIYKDSDILYVNINSLHKISKYTGKEGTIPKVNKLGSDVWNRLKEKTKAKVKEIAFDLIKLYAQRKAQQGFAHTPDTYMQTELEASFIYEDTPDQSKATADVKKDMESPSPMDRLVCGDVGFGKTEVAVRAAFKTCIDGKQAAVLVPTTILAFQHFKTFSDRLKDFPVTVDYINRFKSSKEKKETLKKLEEGKIDIIVGTHGLLGKEVKFKDLGVMIIDEEQKFGVAHKEKLKTLKTNVDCLTLTATPIPRTLQFSLMGARDLSIINTPPPNRQPIQTEVQVFNQDFIRDSIYFETERGGQVFFIHNRVQGLGEMSGLIQSLCPDLSIGYAHGQLEGHELEERILDFIDKKYDVLVCTNIVESGVDIPNVNTIIVNNAHQFGLSDLHQLRGRVGRSNRKAFCYLLAPPMSTLPTDSRKRLQTLEQFSDLGSGFQIAMRDLDIRGAGNMLGGEQSGFMAEIGFEMYQKILDEAIRELKRTSFKELFKDEISRQDDFVSDCTIDTDLEILIPDDYVESITERLSLYTRLDNCENEEELQAFHTEMTDRFGPVPKAVEDLFTTVRCRWLAVDLGFEKMSLKDETMRCYFINKNDSPYFESDIFKNILSYLQTGTNKARLKQVAKNFLLVVDDVKGMEAMHRFLLLMHKGVFPATKRQVV
- a CDS encoding chloride channel protein encodes the protein MSIFTGIRKKIKNAFDNIHNERVKQNLLQAIPFWLGSCITGLVAVLYARLFAYAEEGSAYIFKHAAWSFFMITPVCFVIGWWLVKKYAPYSRGSGIPQVIAAIELANPRDNHKVDKLLSIRIIVVKIFSSLLVVFGGGVIGREGPTIQIAGSVFRKINQWLPAWWPKISRQNMIMTGAAAGLAAAFNTPLGGVVFAVEELTKTHISYFKTALFTAVIIAGLTAQALLGPYLYLGYPNVSDLSTWIFLPVIVVAVIAGLSGSLMSKLILVVFRWKRSFKNNYQYILYAVVCALIIAAFGYFLGSTATGSGKEIMTTKLFTAEKGATWYEPLLRTAGPVITFTTGVAGGVFAPALASGASIGSAISGWFHVLPAEANLMMLCGMVAFLTGVTRTPFTSAILVLEMTDRHSVIFYLMLAGMVAGLVSMIVDKHSFYDHLKHQYIQELRGEENTAPARAADAANDNNTITKNT